From a single Cryptococcus deuterogattii R265 chromosome 5, complete sequence genomic region:
- a CDS encoding U2 small nuclear ribonucleoprotein A', producing MRLTHDFVSNAPSHLNPLKERELELRGLQIPVIENLASHQGTYDTLNLNENSITVLGNIPNSPRLQAIHAANNQISSISPSLPPNIPNLVTLILTDNAISSLASLIPLETLTSLRHLSLRGNPVTQQEHYKEFVVWKVAKGNLHTLDFERIKDSVRESATKLLTDPLTSLPNSLAHQLSIPTTSNVPGSALSTKTLPSSGAQKGPGAKGRLMTPDEKRRVVEALTRAQTADEVRKLERMLADGLVPEGGVDEAVEGAVEVNGS from the exons ATGAGGCTCACTCACGAC TTTGTTTCGAATGCGCCATCT CATTTGAATCCattgaaggaaagagaattGGAGCTTAGGG GACTTCAAATACCCGTTATTGAAAACTTGGCATCTCACCAAGGCACATATGACACTCTCAACCTTAACGAAAACTCCATTACCGTTCTCGGTAACATTCCCAACT CACCCCGATTGCAAGCTATACATGCTGCCAACAACCAAATATCATCGATCAGCCCCTCATTACCTCCTAAT ATCCCTAATCTTGTAACTCTCA TTCTCACCGATAATGCTATATCATCCCTTGCCTCCCTTATTCCTCTCGAAACATTGACATCTTTACGGCATCTCTCCCTCAGAGGAAATCCTGTAACTCAACAAGAACACTACAAGGAGTTTGTTGTTTGGAAG GTGGCCAAGGGAAACCTTCATACCCTTGATTTCGAACGTATCAAAGACTCAGTCCGTGAATCCGCCACAAAACTCCTCACCGATCCCCTTACCTCTCTCCCCAACTCCCTTGCCCACCAACTTTCAATCCCTACAACATCCAACGTTCCTGGCTCTGCTTTGAGTACCAAGACTCTCCCTTCAAGTGGCGCGCAAAAGGGACCAGGTGCAAAGGGAAGGCTAATGACACCcgatgagaagaggagggttgTGGAGGCGCTTACTAGAGCGCAAACGGCGGATGAAGTGAGGAAGTTGGAGAGAATGCTCGCAGATGGATTGGTACCAGAGGGTGGTGTGGATGAGGCTGTTGAGGGTGCCGTCGAGGTGAATGGATCATAG
- a CDS encoding ATP synthase mitochondrial F1 complex assembly factor 1 codes for MSYRTLTRSFSRTLVTPARFPYRSLSTSLRRNDILSELEEKLHPRELVERKRKLMEEKYGEKLKKAAEKEGVQDIEELKKKVLQPKIDAAKEAARFAEEKIKAEKQLKEDPVEKKVVAERKKKEKREVSQAEGDKSGIKPLSSIINLPLIHLTPHDTNAISQIWNAYHTSHPTLSNSFLSASLPASTYASMIALAKQNPFFVIPLPRLSEAPVEAANHPEMKTDEYEMFYLQWLFHPTPTASSPPSSEANPEPLPLTTSAIFTPLEEFKKSGEWAQPYLVLTHYPDLAQTHSLILMRGEISPASASGPPGSLANPGFLLSQQQAQLLALALQRFYCTDIAMPGESAKQEEERLKRQDTLRGFRERPEEWDWMGLVEMAYGGLV; via the exons ATGTCATACAGAACACTTACCCGCTCTTTCTCTCGCACGCTTGTTACTCCAGCTCGTTTCCCTTATCGatctctctccacctctcttcGCCGAAATGATATCCTCTCCGAGCTCGAAGAGAAGCTCCACCCTCGAGAGTTAgttgagagaaaaaggaagttgatggaagagaaataTGGTGAAAAGTTGAAAAAGGCTGCTGAGAA GGAAGGCGTTCAGGATATTGAAGAGCTTAAAAAGAAGGTCCTTCAACCCAAGATTGATGCTGCCAAGGAAGCTGCCAGGTTtgcggaggagaagatcaaggctGAAAAGCAGCTCAAGGAGGATCcggtggagaagaaagtaGTAGCTgagcgaaagaagaaggagaagagggaagtaTCTCAGGCTGAGGGTGACAAGTCTGGTATTAAG CCCCTGTCGTCTATCATCAATCTCCCTCTTATCCACCTAACTCCGCACGACACCAATGCCATCTCCCAAATCTGGAATGCCTACCACACCTCCCACCCTACCCTCTCCAACTCATTCCTCTCCGCATCCCTCCCTGCTTCTACATACGCTTCCATGATTGCTCTCGCCAAACAAAACcctttcttcgtcatccccCTTCCTCGATTATCAGAAGCTCCAGTCGAAGCTGCCAATCACCCCGAGATGAAGACCGACGAGTATGAAATGTTCTACCTTCAATGGCTCTTCCACCCCACCCCTaccgcctcttcccctccttcttccgagGCCAACCCTGAACCCTTACCTTTAACCACCTCCGCCATCTTCACTCCTCTCGAAGAATTCAAAAAGTCTGGCGAATGGGCTCAACCTTACCTCGTCTTGACTCATTACCCCGACCTCGCCCAGACCCACTCCCTCATCCTGATGCGAGGTGAAATCTCCCCGGCCTCCGCTTCTGGCCCTCCTGGAAGTCTCGCCAACCCTGGTTTCTTACTTTCCCAGCAGCAAGCTCAGTTGTTGGCTTTGGCCTTGCAGAGGTTCTACTGCACTGATATCGCCATGCCAGGGGAGTCAGCcaagcaggaggaggagagactGAAGAGGCAAGATACATTGAGAGGGTTTAGGGAAAGGCCTGAAGAATGGGACTGGATGGGtttggtggagatggcGTATGGGGGTTTGGTGTAA
- a CDS encoding protein BTN1 produces the protein MNTTHNNVHHRHSPHSATITTPVIETTPALGSGHRADAGDDNQSGRRSDSVDGEDIDRFIADNQASDELPMLRGSKHVNKRVFAAFMIFGLLNNVLYVIILSAALDLVSADTPKGVVALFNIFPALITKVVWPLLSNGKIRYTRRVGFCTLCSWFGIMIIALSSSLSPRLLGISLASLSSGMGELTFLQLTTTLPTEATSKTALGAWSSGTGFAGIGGAGIWWLLRGLGVKGGLGLSSFLPLFFPITYKYILPPFSHLETFTIPSTYQPLPTSSLLSDNANFRSPAILTSVPSSEYVPQHAPLLSSGFIDRNRDRNRDGEEEMDGGKTLEGVGALRLTTQEKIELLRPLVVRYMLPLCAVYVEEYVINSGVAPTLVFPLPTYGIWSWLFKSPRDYYPFWSLTYQTFVFLSRSSLSLGLPPIPKRLLPIPAIVQFLVLSLLYLQAKTFFFSSPAYTPPAEGEGGGADRSITIVFLLICLEGLCGGSGYVNTFYHVGREGNGDENDDDDGGNEMGADQRVLKMTGMEKKAMEREFRIGAVGAADSTGILFASLISMPLEIALCQSQVDQGRTMCREL, from the exons ATGAACACCACTCATAACAATGTGCATCACCGACATTCACCACACTCTGCCACTATAACCACGCCCGTCATCGAAACTACGCCTGCACTTGGATCGGGTCATCGTGCGGATGCTGGAGATGATAACCAGTCTGGTAGGAGGAGCGATTCagttgatggagaggatatCGATCGGTTTATAGCTG ATAATCAAGCATCGGATGAACTGCCGATGCTAAGAGGGTCCAAACACGTAAACAAGCGGGTATTTGCTGCATTCATGATCTTCGGTCTTTTGAACAATG TTCTCTACGTGATCATCTTATCAGCAGCGTTAGACCTCGTTTCGGCTGATACGCCCAAAGGTGTCGTCGCCCTATTCAACATTTTCCCTGCGTTGATCACCAAAGTTGTCTGGCCATTGCTCTCAAATGGAAAAATTAGGTATACCAGAAGAGTTGGGTTTTGTACGCTTTGTAGCTGGTTCGGCATCATG ATAATTGCgctatcttcatccctaTCTCCACGTCTTCTGGGGATATCCTTAGCCTCATTATCCTCTGGTATGGGTGAACTCACCTTCTTACAACTTACGACCACCCTCCCTACCGAGGCAACGTCCAAAACAGCTTTGGGGGCGTGGTCAAGTGGGACGGGGTTTGCGGGTATAGGGGGCGCGGGGATATGGTGGCTGTTAAGGGGGTTGGGCGTAAAAGGTGGATTGGGATTGTCTAGT TTTTTACCATTGTTTTTCCCAATTACATACAAATACATTTTACCTcccttttctcatcttgaGACTTTTACAATCCCATCTACTTATCAACCCCTTCCAACGTCTTCATTATTATCAGATAATGCCAATTTTCGGTCGCCTGCGATCCTCACCTCGGTGCCATCGTCCGAGTATGTCCCCCAACATGCCCCTCTCCTATCTTCCGGATTCATTGATCGGAACAGGGATAGGAACagggatggggaggaagagatggatggggGTAAGACTTTAGAAGGAGTGGGAGCTTTACGATTGACGACGCAGGAAAAGATAGAGTTGCTGCGACCGTTGGTAGTGAGATACATGCTTCCGCTTTGTGCAGTTTACGTAGAGGAATATGTCATCAACTCG GGAGTAGCACCTACGCTAGTTTTCCCACTGCCGACGTATGGAATTTGGTCGTGGCTCTTCAAATCTCCTCGTGATTACTATCCTTTTTGGTCACTTACTT ACCAAacttttgtttttctttcccgctcatctctctctctcggCTTACCCCCTATACCAAAACGCCTCCTTCCAATACCGGCTATAGTCCAGTTCCTcgtcctttctcttctttatCTTCAAGCAAAGAcgtttttcttctcctccccgGCTTATACCCCTCCAGCagagggagaaggtggtgggGCGGATAGGAGTATTACAATTGTTTTCTTATTAATTTGTTTGGAAGGGCTGTGTGGTGGGAGTGGGTATGTGAACACATTTTATCATGTGggcagagaaggaaatggtgATGAaaacgatgatgatgatggcggTAATGAGATGGGTGCTGATCAAAGAGTTTTGAAAATGACGGgcatggagaagaaggcgatggAAAGGGAGTTTAGAATCGGTGCTGTTGGGGCGGCTGATTCGACTG GTATTCTGTTTGCGTCGCTCATCTCAATGCCCCTTGAAATCGCGCTGTGTCAGAGCCAGGTTGatcaaggaagaacgaTGTGTCGAGAACTGTAA